In Leptospira bourretii, a genomic segment contains:
- a CDS encoding rhodanese-like domain-containing protein, protein MVPEIDVVSFKKRLDARAEGKDDFFVLDVRNPNEQQIALVPGTDKLIPVSELAARIEEIKNQIDKEILVYCRSGGRSGMACGILAQAGFKSYKNVAGGTLAYSDLVDPSMQKY, encoded by the coding sequence ATGGTACCGGAAATCGATGTAGTTAGTTTTAAAAAACGTCTGGATGCACGTGCAGAAGGAAAAGATGATTTTTTTGTATTGGATGTAAGAAACCCAAATGAACAACAGATTGCTCTGGTTCCTGGCACAGACAAACTCATTCCCGTGAGCGAACTTGCTGCGAGAATTGAGGAAATCAAAAACCAAATCGATAAAGAAATTTTAGTGTATTGCCGTTCCGGTGGAAGGTCGGGAATGGCCTGTGGAATTTTAGCCCAAGCAGGATTTAAGTCCTATAAAAACGTAGCCGGAGGAACCTTAGCCTATTCCGATTTAGTCGATCCTTCCATGCAAAAGTATTAA
- a CDS encoding 3-deoxy-7-phosphoheptulonate synthase, with translation MKPTANLRILEQHSLIPPSVIMEELPLTDAASDVVLRTRSEISDIIHGKDNKRMLVVVGPCSVHDIGAVMEYASKLKPKIEEFKNELLIVMRVYFEKPRTTVGWKGLINDPDLDGSFHINKGLQLARKLLLDLNNMGIPCGTEFLDVISPQYIADLVAWGAIGARTTESQVHRELASGLSAPIGFKNGTDGNVQIAVDAIRSASSSHHFLSVTNQGSSAIFRTAGNKDTHVILRGGNKGPNFDEVSVNELGAQIEKAGLPAKVMVDCSHGNSQKDFRKQPAVIDAVAEQFAKGSKHILGVMIESHLKEGNQSIDAKPLTYGQSITDACVSWETTVPMFERLAEAARKRK, from the coding sequence ATGAAACCTACAGCCAATTTAAGAATTTTAGAACAACATAGTCTTATCCCACCTTCGGTCATCATGGAAGAACTTCCATTAACGGATGCGGCCTCCGATGTAGTTCTCCGTACTAGAAGTGAAATTTCCGATATCATCCACGGAAAAGACAACAAGCGTATGTTAGTTGTAGTAGGACCATGTTCTGTTCACGATATTGGTGCCGTAATGGAATATGCATCCAAACTCAAACCAAAAATCGAAGAGTTTAAAAATGAACTTCTCATAGTGATGAGAGTTTATTTTGAAAAACCAAGAACTACAGTTGGTTGGAAAGGACTCATCAATGATCCTGATTTAGATGGATCTTTTCATATCAACAAAGGGTTGCAACTTGCCCGTAAACTTCTGTTAGATCTTAACAACATGGGAATCCCTTGTGGAACCGAATTTTTAGATGTAATCTCTCCCCAGTACATTGCTGACTTAGTGGCATGGGGTGCCATTGGTGCCAGAACCACAGAAAGTCAAGTCCATAGGGAACTAGCATCGGGTCTTTCTGCGCCAATCGGTTTCAAAAATGGAACGGATGGAAATGTACAAATTGCAGTGGATGCCATTCGTTCCGCAAGTTCTAGCCATCATTTTTTATCGGTTACGAACCAAGGTAGCAGTGCTATCTTTCGCACAGCAGGAAACAAAGACACTCATGTGATTTTACGTGGAGGGAACAAAGGACCTAACTTTGATGAGGTGTCTGTCAATGAATTGGGTGCACAAATTGAAAAAGCCGGCCTACCTGCTAAAGTGATGGTAGACTGTTCTCATGGCAATAGCCAAAAGGATTTTCGCAAACAACCAGCTGTGATTGATGCGGTAGCAGAACAATTTGCCAAAGGTAGCAAACATATCTTAGGTGTGATGATTGAAAGCCATTTGAAAGAAGGAAACCAGTCCATTGACGCAAAACCTCTGACCTATGGCCAGTCCATCACAGATGCTTGTGTTTCTTGGGAAACAACGGTTCCTATGTTTGAAAGATTGGCAGAAGCAGCTAGAAAGAGGAAATAA
- a CDS encoding ATP-binding protein, translating to MNLSEITAIRDGNPQCKTCGGVGITLAEHVRGSRSGALVLCHCIGSDCNTCESKGQAPFMTFDRKLDKMLPCVCHNARFSLRNLENLVEKANVPARYRFQFLSNIDIGDTANDPDMSFIIAHDWANELVHKFKNPDFSPQGFYLWGGTGSGKTLLACVILNELIFRYGITCKYAKVNKDFLSAIRDTYQSDSETHGQERSIEKEFANVDVLVIDDFGVQKESEFNNRKLYDLIDSRYEQEKLTLLTSNHSLIEWRDRGQGRIYSRLMEMTKEIELKCPDYRTKFVKR from the coding sequence ATGAATTTATCCGAAATTACTGCCATCCGGGACGGAAATCCACAGTGCAAAACCTGTGGTGGGGTCGGAATTACCTTAGCTGAACATGTTCGCGGCTCTCGTTCTGGGGCCCTAGTCCTTTGCCATTGCATCGGGAGCGACTGTAACACTTGTGAGTCGAAGGGGCAGGCGCCTTTTATGACTTTTGACAGGAAGTTGGACAAAATGCTCCCTTGTGTTTGCCATAATGCAAGGTTTTCCCTTCGTAACCTTGAGAATTTAGTCGAAAAGGCAAACGTTCCAGCGAGGTATCGATTCCAATTTTTGTCCAACATCGACATTGGAGATACCGCAAACGATCCTGATATGTCCTTTATCATTGCTCACGACTGGGCCAATGAACTCGTTCATAAGTTTAAGAACCCTGATTTTTCACCGCAAGGATTTTATCTTTGGGGTGGGACTGGATCTGGGAAAACCTTACTTGCCTGCGTCATACTAAATGAACTGATCTTTCGTTATGGGATTACTTGTAAGTACGCTAAGGTGAATAAAGACTTTTTATCTGCCATTCGTGATACTTACCAATCCGATAGCGAAACTCATGGGCAAGAACGTTCCATCGAAAAGGAATTTGCCAACGTGGATGTCCTTGTGATTGATGATTTTGGAGTCCAAAAGGAATCAGAATTCAACAATCGGAAGTTATACGATCTCATTGATAGTCGTTATGAACAAGAAAAACTGACTTTACTTACTTCGAACCATTCACTCATCGAATGGAGAGACCGAGGACAAGGCCGCATTTATTCCCGTCTTATGGAAATGACAAAGGAGATTGAACTTAAGTGTCCGGATTACCGCACTAAGTTTGTAAAGAGGTAA
- a CDS encoding Acg family FMN-binding oxidoreductase, with translation MKLTRKSFLMNSFATGALVSLSTLQKNLYAYSGNDSNFHRKDPLGFAESLGFTKPLDQILVTALLAPNSHNSQPWKIRRVSDSEFLLFGDKEKQLPEIDSLNRQFFHTHGCFLELAHLTADKLMFDTKISYFPKGKPGPKTFSNLPVAKFEIFPKTKCVHDFLFAGVPNRRMNRSVYSGDIITKEEMNDLQMLMGPTKHKLLFVNDPKQLESILPILDAAFSMETNRTESNELNRKWFRVSKEDIYTKRDGLTLEGNGLSGIKLWFAKTFFVDLSKETWHSPSSKEAGIQMFQKQVYSSKALVLFITEGSDEEGSWLETGRDFMRFTLACAVRGIAFHTMNQAVEDYPESRQFTKQLKTILGLKPKEQIQLIARMGRSSYEYDSPRRELSSFLI, from the coding sequence ATGAAGCTCACAAGAAAAAGTTTTCTAATGAATAGTTTTGCCACCGGTGCCTTGGTTTCGCTCTCTACACTGCAAAAAAACTTATATGCATACAGTGGAAACGATTCGAATTTTCACAGAAAGGATCCCTTAGGATTTGCAGAATCTTTAGGGTTTACCAAACCACTGGACCAAATCCTTGTGACGGCTCTCCTTGCCCCCAATTCCCATAATTCCCAACCTTGGAAAATTAGGAGGGTGTCCGATTCTGAATTTTTACTTTTTGGTGACAAAGAAAAACAACTTCCAGAAATCGATTCCCTCAATCGGCAATTTTTCCATACACATGGCTGTTTTTTGGAACTTGCTCATTTAACAGCCGATAAACTAATGTTTGATACAAAAATCTCATACTTCCCCAAAGGAAAACCTGGACCCAAAACCTTTTCTAATTTGCCCGTTGCAAAATTTGAAATTTTCCCAAAAACAAAATGTGTTCATGATTTTTTATTTGCCGGTGTCCCCAATCGTAGAATGAACCGTTCCGTTTATTCTGGAGATATCATAACAAAAGAAGAAATGAATGACTTACAAATGTTAATGGGACCGACTAAACATAAACTCCTCTTTGTGAATGACCCAAAACAATTAGAATCTATCTTACCCATTTTAGATGCAGCTTTTTCTATGGAAACCAATCGTACGGAATCCAACGAACTGAATCGGAAATGGTTTCGTGTTTCGAAAGAAGACATTTATACAAAACGAGATGGACTCACTTTAGAAGGGAATGGACTTTCCGGAATCAAACTCTGGTTTGCCAAAACATTTTTTGTGGATTTGTCAAAAGAAACATGGCATTCCCCATCTTCCAAAGAAGCAGGAATCCAAATGTTCCAAAAACAAGTGTATTCTTCTAAGGCTCTTGTTTTATTCATCACAGAAGGTTCTGATGAGGAAGGAAGTTGGTTGGAAACAGGTAGGGATTTTATGCGTTTCACTTTGGCTTGTGCCGTCAGAGGAATTGCCTTTCACACCATGAACCAAGCTGTGGAAGATTATCCAGAAAGTCGCCAGTTCACCAAACAACTGAAAACGATCCTTGGCTTAAAACCAAAAGAACAAATCCAATTGATCGCAAGGATGGGAAGGAGTTCTTATGAATATGATTCTCCCAGAAGAGAATTGAGTAGTTTTCTAATTTAA
- the folK gene encoding 2-amino-4-hydroxy-6-hydroxymethyldihydropteridine diphosphokinase produces the protein MKYSNIAFLSLGSNIGDRHHFMDQAIWEISTLPEVQILKQSERLETAPLENTNQPYFLNQILKVMVSSAFTLPCLLDSLQAIEDKLGRKRRSWKGPREIDIDILTYEAVVMKTDFLHLPHHSLYSRPFIKQLLTDMGEIGVYALFLELNHEKHYSTV, from the coding sequence ATGAAATATTCCAATATTGCCTTTTTGTCTCTGGGTTCCAACATCGGTGACAGACACCATTTTATGGACCAGGCAATTTGGGAAATTTCAACCTTACCAGAAGTTCAAATTTTAAAACAATCAGAAAGATTGGAAACAGCCCCGTTGGAAAATACCAACCAACCTTACTTTTTAAATCAAATTCTAAAGGTAATGGTTTCTTCTGCTTTCACGCTTCCTTGTTTGTTGGATTCTCTCCAAGCCATTGAAGACAAATTGGGGAGGAAACGTAGGTCTTGGAAGGGCCCTAGAGAAATTGATATCGATATCCTAACTTACGAAGCAGTTGTAATGAAAACAGATTTTTTACACCTGCCTCACCATTCGCTTTATTCAAGACCATTTATAAAACAGTTGTTAACTGATATGGGAGAAATTGGAGTGTATGCACTCTTTTTGGAACTAAACCATGAAAAACATTATTCTACAGTATAA
- a CDS encoding LIC12231 family lipoprotein — translation MTTARTNMIKFGFFISIFFIFTNCLISYKDHPKILPLPAEEKSNDANFVYALPTFPQMNLGGREALKNYFQNKTRFKNTVEGVDVPKSGYLVNVKVNYRSPSPEATVFLGISTLTATLLPAWSTQDGYDVQYLLYKDGKKVGTYEYHIFRNYAQWLLFIPISWYNFETATEREVFERTTLKFFEDAKEHF, via the coding sequence ATGACCACAGCCAGAACTAATATGATTAAATTTGGATTTTTTATTTCAATATTTTTTATATTCACCAATTGTTTGATCAGCTATAAAGATCATCCCAAAATTCTTCCTTTGCCTGCAGAAGAAAAATCGAACGATGCCAACTTTGTTTATGCTCTGCCAACTTTTCCTCAGATGAATTTAGGAGGAAGAGAAGCATTAAAAAACTATTTTCAAAACAAAACTCGTTTTAAAAACACGGTGGAAGGAGTGGATGTTCCTAAATCTGGATATTTGGTAAATGTAAAGGTTAACTACCGTTCACCGTCTCCAGAAGCCACAGTATTTCTTGGAATTTCCACTTTGACCGCCACTCTCCTTCCTGCTTGGTCCACACAAGATGGTTATGATGTACAATACCTTCTTTACAAAGATGGAAAAAAAGTGGGAACCTATGAGTATCATATCTTTCGAAATTATGCGCAGTGGTTACTTTTCATTCCTATTTCTTGGTACAATTTTGAAACAGCTACGGAACGAGAAGTGTTCGAAAGAACCACTCTCAAATTTTTTGAGGATGCTAAGGAACATTTTTAA
- a CDS encoding DsbA family oxidoreductase has translation MSTNSEPFSIDIVSDVACPWCYVGKKKLELALQTVGDQILPQVRWRPFQLSPEIPEEGIDYKKHLTQKFGSLDRLDGAWQRLTDIGKSVGIPFRFEDIPKATNTLVLHALVAGLSTLEEQAKLVDLFFSANFTEGKDLTDKETIWKVAEPLYKDRDKFEAIFADPELKENIRQEILYYHQNGISGVPYFIIGGKYAVSGAQDPSVFVEVIETVLKERESEKQSQ, from the coding sequence ATGTCAACCAACTCTGAACCTTTTTCTATTGATATCGTGTCCGATGTAGCTTGTCCCTGGTGTTATGTAGGAAAAAAGAAACTGGAGTTGGCCCTCCAAACCGTCGGTGACCAAATTCTCCCCCAGGTACGATGGAGACCATTCCAACTTTCTCCAGAAATTCCAGAAGAAGGAATCGATTACAAAAAGCACCTAACACAAAAATTTGGTAGTTTGGATCGTTTGGATGGGGCTTGGCAACGATTGACAGATATCGGAAAATCTGTGGGAATTCCTTTTCGATTTGAAGACATTCCCAAAGCTACGAACACATTGGTTCTACATGCTCTTGTAGCTGGACTTTCTACTTTAGAAGAACAAGCAAAACTTGTGGATCTGTTTTTTTCTGCTAACTTTACTGAGGGAAAAGATCTCACCGACAAAGAAACCATTTGGAAAGTAGCAGAACCTTTGTACAAAGATCGTGATAAGTTCGAAGCCATCTTTGCAGATCCAGAACTCAAAGAAAACATACGACAAGAAATTTTATATTACCATCAAAATGGAATTAGCGGTGTCCCTTATTTTATTATTGGTGGGAAGTATGCTGTGAGTGGCGCGCAAGACCCTTCTGTCTTTGTGGAAGTGATTGAGACTGTTTTAAAAGAACGCGAATCAGAAAAACAAAGTCAATAA
- the panB gene encoding 3-methyl-2-oxobutanoate hydroxymethyltransferase: MKNIILQYKKKYDAGEPISVITCYDYTFATLFNRTEVDCILVGDSLGMVIQGNHSTLPVTLDEIIYHTKAVCKGAPDKTIVADLPFLSYQTSIEEGIRSAGRVLKETNASCVKLEGDSEFIIELTKRMTESGIPVFAHLGLTPQSVHTLGGHRVQGKTEAARSKMVRKARELAEAGAFALLLEMVPESLGKEITESIRIPTIGIGAGKYTSGQVLVMQDLLGLNEDFHPKFLKKFGNLAGPVKDAVNLYHREVSKREYPSEAHAFLDN; encoded by the coding sequence ATGAAAAACATTATTCTACAGTATAAAAAAAAATACGATGCGGGAGAACCTATCTCTGTCATCACCTGTTACGATTATACCTTTGCGACTCTCTTTAACAGAACGGAAGTAGATTGTATCCTTGTCGGTGATTCTCTGGGAATGGTGATCCAAGGAAATCATTCCACACTTCCTGTGACTTTAGATGAAATCATCTACCATACAAAGGCAGTTTGTAAGGGAGCTCCCGACAAAACCATTGTTGCCGACTTACCATTTTTATCTTACCAAACATCGATCGAAGAAGGGATTCGTTCTGCAGGCCGTGTCTTAAAAGAGACAAATGCTTCTTGTGTGAAACTGGAAGGGGATTCTGAATTTATCATCGAACTCACAAAACGAATGACGGAATCAGGAATTCCAGTGTTTGCCCACTTGGGTCTCACACCACAATCGGTTCATACCCTCGGTGGTCACCGTGTCCAAGGAAAAACGGAAGCCGCTCGTTCCAAAATGGTTCGTAAAGCCAGAGAACTCGCAGAAGCAGGCGCCTTTGCCTTGTTACTCGAAATGGTTCCTGAATCTCTCGGAAAAGAAATTACAGAGTCCATTCGGATTCCTACGATTGGGATTGGCGCTGGAAAGTATACATCGGGCCAAGTGCTTGTCATGCAGGATTTACTGGGTCTGAATGAAGACTTTCATCCTAAGTTTTTAAAGAAATTTGGGAATCTTGCAGGGCCTGTGAAGGATGCGGTGAATTTATACCACCGCGAAGTTTCTAAACGTGAATATCCGTCGGAAGCCCACGCGTTTTTAGATAATTAA
- a CDS encoding ABC-F family ATP-binding cassette domain-containing protein, with amino-acid sequence MIQFIQIHQHFGPKVLFEGFSWHIKPGCRVAIVGPNGSGKTTLFQMAAGKMKPESGEVIRSKNTVLSLFQQIPEFSPETSVIDTVLDENKLYAEYDGKRKLIESKFETIDHEDPAFEDLLHEQSDLEEFAHLHDLHGLEARAKKILSGLGFSTADFQRKTKEFSPGYHHRIGLAIALLNPHNLLLLDEPTNHLDDKTKSWLADFLVSQNQAFVLVTHDPEFLNQTVDTIIEINPHGTFEFQGSLEEFFEAKNEIQEQLKAQFEKEETYLKSRMEWVERFRAQATKARQVQSVIKRLEKRDKLENPEESFWNQKPDYQFQFLPSSNIILRLENASFSYPDKNTGVKKTIFENAEIEISAGDKVALVGPNGAGKSTLMRCLLERHKLDSGSLYYGPKTKLGYFSQTHGEDLDESLNLVETVIKKYPELSEERARTLLGHFAFPGDGVFKSVKHLSGGEQSRLRLALLVNHPSNCLFLDEPTNHLDIVIREAVKRALIDFPGSLLIISHDPDFMKGLCNRTFQLSGGVLQNLNCSFDDYLKFHKEEETESPAQNTSGKSKLEEKKANPQASKNKRKKLEKEIADLEVQIERLEKNKKDKEELLQDPEFFKNRSFQLEMDTYNDIKREIGLLTKRWEDVTIELEEMGGVT; translated from the coding sequence TTGATCCAATTCATCCAAATCCACCAACACTTCGGCCCCAAGGTTCTCTTTGAGGGTTTTAGCTGGCATATCAAACCCGGTTGCCGGGTTGCGATTGTCGGGCCCAACGGTTCTGGCAAAACCACACTTTTCCAAATGGCCGCGGGTAAAATGAAACCCGAATCTGGGGAAGTCATTCGCTCGAAAAATACTGTCCTTTCCCTTTTCCAACAGATTCCGGAATTTAGTCCCGAGACTTCTGTCATCGACACTGTCCTTGATGAAAACAAACTCTATGCTGAGTATGATGGGAAACGAAAACTCATCGAATCCAAATTCGAAACGATAGATCATGAAGATCCTGCTTTTGAAGACCTCCTTCATGAACAAAGTGATTTAGAAGAATTTGCCCACTTACACGACTTACACGGTCTCGAAGCTCGTGCAAAAAAAATTCTTTCTGGTCTTGGATTTTCCACGGCCGATTTCCAAAGGAAAACCAAAGAATTTTCACCAGGATACCACCACCGCATTGGTCTTGCCATTGCACTCCTCAACCCTCATAATTTATTATTACTAGATGAACCTACAAACCATTTGGATGATAAAACCAAATCTTGGTTAGCTGACTTTCTTGTCTCACAGAACCAAGCCTTTGTTCTTGTGACTCACGATCCTGAATTCCTCAACCAAACAGTGGATACGATTATCGAAATCAATCCCCATGGAACTTTTGAATTCCAAGGAAGTTTGGAAGAATTTTTTGAAGCCAAAAATGAAATCCAAGAACAACTCAAAGCCCAATTCGAAAAAGAAGAAACTTATCTTAAAAGCCGAATGGAATGGGTGGAACGGTTTCGGGCCCAAGCGACCAAAGCAAGACAGGTCCAATCGGTCATCAAACGATTGGAAAAAAGAGACAAACTAGAAAATCCAGAAGAATCTTTTTGGAACCAAAAACCAGATTACCAATTCCAATTTCTTCCTTCGAGTAATATCATCCTTCGTTTGGAAAATGCTTCTTTTTCTTATCCTGATAAAAACACAGGTGTGAAAAAAACAATTTTTGAAAATGCCGAAATCGAAATTTCCGCAGGCGACAAAGTGGCGCTTGTTGGCCCGAATGGAGCCGGAAAATCAACACTCATGCGTTGTCTTTTGGAAAGACATAAGTTGGATTCAGGTTCTCTCTATTATGGTCCAAAAACCAAACTCGGATACTTTTCCCAAACCCACGGGGAAGACCTGGATGAAAGTCTCAACCTTGTTGAAACCGTAATCAAAAAATATCCAGAACTCAGTGAAGAAAGAGCAAGAACCTTACTTGGACATTTTGCCTTTCCTGGGGATGGTGTATTCAAGTCCGTAAAACACCTATCAGGTGGAGAACAAAGTCGGCTTCGGTTGGCCCTACTTGTCAACCATCCCTCCAATTGTTTATTTTTGGATGAACCCACAAACCATTTGGACATTGTGATTCGGGAAGCGGTCAAACGGGCTCTCATTGATTTTCCGGGAAGCCTTCTTATCATTAGTCACGATCCCGATTTTATGAAGGGACTTTGTAACCGCACCTTCCAACTTTCCGGTGGGGTGTTACAAAACCTAAATTGTAGTTTTGATGATTACCTCAAGTTCCATAAGGAAGAGGAAACGGAATCTCCGGCCCAAAATACTTCTGGCAAATCTAAATTGGAAGAAAAAAAGGCCAATCCACAAGCCAGCAAAAACAAACGAAAAAAATTAGAGAAAGAAATTGCCGATTTGGAAGTCCAAATAGAGAGACTGGAAAAAAATAAAAAGGACAAAGAGGAACTTTTACAGGATCCAGAGTTCTTTAAAAACAGAAGTTTTCAGTTGGAAATGGACACTTATAACGATATTAAAAGAGAGATAGGCCTCCTTACGAAACGTTGGGAGGATGTAACGATAGAACTAGAGGAAATGGGCGGAGTCACATAA
- a CDS encoding YihY/virulence factor BrkB family protein: MKRLRRFFSEVYLYDVHGLASELSFTFLLTLFPLLVVFVTLLGLLQDPRTINLMTDQMGKFLPAPIFQPIDKSVENLTRVKSYNVIALSIAISFFSSLTIFGTISKALRFISRDETKVGFIASQWINFRLLVISLVLLVLYFYLTYGMVQTERFMFQKFRFGFFRTNPYLSVSLIILPYCIGLFTFYYAYITKAKTTLKENLPGAIFASLLVLTMSFGFQFYLKMKNVGVNYSLAYDLISKMVVLMLYTYINSTFFIWGFLWNQVLADDRNKKSQSKK, from the coding sequence ATGAAACGACTCCGACGATTTTTCAGTGAAGTGTACTTGTACGATGTCCATGGCCTGGCTTCGGAACTTTCGTTTACTTTCCTCCTCACTCTCTTTCCCCTTTTGGTAGTTTTTGTGACTCTTCTTGGGCTTTTACAAGATCCAAGGACAATCAATTTGATGACGGACCAAATGGGAAAATTTTTACCTGCTCCCATTTTTCAACCCATAGACAAAAGTGTGGAAAACCTAACGAGAGTTAAAAGCTATAATGTGATCGCACTTAGTATTGCAATTTCTTTTTTTTCGAGTTTAACCATTTTTGGAACCATATCCAAAGCTCTTCGGTTTATCTCTCGGGATGAAACAAAGGTTGGTTTTATCGCATCGCAGTGGATCAACTTTCGTTTGCTCGTGATCTCTCTTGTTCTACTTGTTTTGTATTTTTATTTAACTTATGGAATGGTGCAAACAGAACGGTTTATGTTTCAAAAGTTTCGATTTGGATTTTTTCGAACAAATCCTTATCTTTCAGTATCTCTGATCATTTTGCCATATTGTATTGGGCTTTTTACATTCTATTATGCTTATATTACCAAAGCTAAAACTACATTAAAAGAAAATTTACCTGGCGCCATTTTTGCCTCCCTACTTGTTTTAACGATGAGTTTTGGATTTCAGTTTTATTTAAAAATGAAAAACGTAGGTGTAAATTATTCCTTAGCCTATGATTTGATATCTAAGATGGTGGTTCTTATGTTGTATACTTATATCAACTCAACATTTTTTATTTGGGGATTTTTATGGAACCAAGTCCTTGCGGACGATCGTAATAAAAAATCTCAGTCTAAAAAGTAA
- a CDS encoding EAL domain-containing protein: MKLKFPEDQLVTTKEGKIPKLYSCAECRNGAGLDFSFTMAFQPIVDWNKKNIYSHEALVRGTKGESAYSILSKVNSNNRYQFDQSCRIKAIQLASQIRIPSYLNINFLPNAVYQPETCIRTTLEASKEYGFPLDRLVFELTEGEEVQDHDHIINIFKTYQQYGFLTAIDDFGSGYSGLNLLAKFQPDLIKLDMELIRNIHLNPVAQKLTKAIANVCQEIGIAVIAEGVETSEELKVLVDMGISLYQGYLFSKPAFESAGEVIFPTL, translated from the coding sequence ATGAAATTAAAATTTCCTGAAGACCAACTCGTTACGACTAAGGAAGGAAAAATTCCCAAATTATACAGTTGTGCAGAGTGTCGCAACGGCGCAGGTTTGGATTTTTCGTTTACAATGGCGTTCCAACCCATCGTTGATTGGAACAAAAAAAACATCTATTCCCATGAAGCGCTTGTTCGTGGAACCAAAGGGGAATCTGCCTATTCCATTCTTTCCAAAGTAAACTCCAACAACAGATACCAGTTTGATCAATCGTGCCGGATCAAAGCGATCCAACTTGCTAGTCAGATTCGTATTCCTTCTTATTTGAATATTAACTTTTTGCCAAATGCGGTTTACCAACCGGAGACTTGTATTCGTACCACTCTAGAGGCCAGTAAAGAATACGGGTTTCCTTTAGATCGATTGGTGTTTGAGTTAACGGAAGGAGAAGAAGTTCAGGATCATGATCATATCATCAATATTTTTAAAACTTACCAACAATATGGCTTTTTGACAGCGATTGATGATTTTGGTTCGGGATACTCTGGACTCAATTTACTCGCAAAATTCCAACCTGATCTGATTAAGTTAGATATGGAACTCATCCGAAACATCCATCTGAATCCTGTGGCTCAAAAATTAACAAAAGCCATTGCAAATGTTTGTCAGGAAATAGGAATTGCAGTGATTGCTGAAGGTGTAGAGACGAGTGAGGAATTGAAAGTTTTGGTAGATATGGGAATTTCTCTCTACCAAGGATATTTGTTTTCCAAACCAGCATTTGAATCTGCTGGTGAAGTGATCTTTCCCACTCTTTAA
- a CDS encoding sulfite exporter TauE/SafE family protein has translation MDFNFQIYNDFVWGFWPGIIVVFGVGFFVGYLASFLGLGGGFIYTPFFHSFFHLTAVQAVAVSLAQMPVSSLSGLFVYYQNNKIRWKQGLLLLCTSIPSAQYTAYKFGRFEDTELGKQLYYGVPLSEFIYLIVFTFFLGILAIYNLITALKRRKKYYQSLEVQSQTFNPTPSSSSISSGAKSNLDTDLTQDSSVNKSDVDSFFYSPKSILVVLFTGIFFGLFSSLFGIGGGFLAVPLFVYYFRMSPVEAVATSFLGIFLTSFGTSLMFFFQGKLHLELALIGSFGGIFGARIGSLKAVNAKPYSILLVTAIFQFLVVVWYVLGKLPKF, from the coding sequence TTGGACTTCAACTTTCAAATATACAATGATTTTGTCTGGGGTTTTTGGCCCGGAATCATTGTTGTTTTTGGAGTTGGGTTCTTTGTTGGATACTTAGCTTCCTTTTTGGGACTTGGGGGTGGATTTATTTACACTCCCTTCTTCCATAGTTTTTTTCACCTCACTGCCGTTCAGGCAGTTGCCGTTTCTCTCGCACAGATGCCGGTATCCTCTCTTTCAGGGCTTTTCGTATATTACCAAAACAATAAAATTCGTTGGAAACAAGGCCTACTTTTGCTTTGTACATCAATTCCTTCGGCTCAGTACACGGCCTATAAATTTGGAAGGTTTGAAGATACAGAACTCGGCAAACAGTTGTACTATGGGGTTCCCTTGTCGGAGTTTATTTATCTCATTGTATTTACATTTTTTTTAGGAATTTTAGCAATTTACAATTTGATCACGGCTCTTAAGAGGAGAAAAAAATACTATCAGTCTCTAGAGGTTCAGTCACAAACATTCAATCCAACCCCATCTTCTAGTTCTATTTCCTCAGGTGCAAAATCAAATCTAGATACAGATCTTACACAAGATTCTTCAGTTAACAAAAGTGATGTTGACTCTTTTTTCTATTCACCAAAATCGATTTTGGTTGTTCTATTTACTGGAATCTTTTTTGGATTGTTTTCCTCTTTATTTGGGATAGGAGGTGGTTTTCTGGCAGTTCCTTTATTTGTGTATTACTTTCGTATGAGTCCTGTAGAAGCCGTGGCCACATCTTTTCTCGGAATTTTTCTCACATCTTTTGGAACAAGTCTTATGTTTTTTTTCCAAGGGAAATTACATTTGGAACTTGCTCTGATTGGAAGTTTCGGTGGGATTTTTGGGGCAAGGATTGGTTCTTTAAAAGCGGTGAATGCAAAACCATATAGCATTCTTCTTGTTACCGCTATCTTTCAATTTTTGGTAGTGGTATGGTATGTACTGGGAAAACTTCCCAAATTCTAA